GTCTGGTTCTCCGGGTCGAACGCGGGGGCACCGCGCAGGATGGGCTCGCCCCAGCGGATGACGATGTTCTGCGCGTAACCGTCCGGAATCGTCACGGTGTCGGCGGTGTTCGGCGCGACGGGGTTGAACCGGAGACCACGGGCGCCCCGGGAGAAGGTGCCGCCGGTCCGCTCGGCCGCGGCGGCGTCCCCGGCAGCGGCCTCGGCGGCGCCCGCCTTCGGCGCGGCGACGGTGGTGGTGGCGCCCACGGCGGCGGCCGCGGTGACGACGGCGGCGGCGCGCAGCGTGGTACGGCGGCTCACGGCCTCGGCGATGACGTCACCGACGTACGGGTTCGTGGTGGTGTTCGGCACCTCGTGGAAACAGGCGTCACCACACCGGAACCGACAGGTCAGGGCGGATCGGCCACCAGGGTGCGAGTCACTGTTGGTCCGGATGATCGGTAGCTGGATGCGCATGGCGTTTTTGTACTCCCCTTGCTTCCCCTTGAGTGCAGCGTGACGGACGGTAGGGGCACGTTTGTGCGGGAGCGGGGCGACCGCATGAACGACAGGTGAATCAGGGGTGGACGTACGGCAGTTGAGTCCGCGGCCGGACTCGGCTCGATGCCGCCCTTGACGTACCGGGAGCCCCTGTGTCCGCCCCTCCCCAAGATCACCATCTGGGGCCGCTAACCTTACGTGTCCGTCCTGGCCAGGGATTACGGGCATCAACTCACGCGAAGGGTTGCGCACATGGGCATTCTCACTCTCCTGCGGAACGCGTTCGGCCGGTCACGCAAGGTACGTACCGCCGAAGCAGAGGGTGCGACTCCTTCGCCGGAGCCACAGCCGACGATCCCCTCCCCCTCCCCGGAACCCCAGCCGGCGGCCACCGCCCAGGTCCCGGAACCGCGGGTGTCGGAGGGGTCGACAAAGCCGGAGGGCACGGACAAGTCCGAGAAGTCCGACAACCTCGGCAGGCCCGAGCAGACGGAGGACGCAGCGCACGAGCTGGTCTCGGCCGCGTTCGACAACGTCACGGTGCCCAAGCCGACCGGGTCGGTGGAGACGCGGGGGGAGACGGCGGTCGACGAGGGGGCGCGGGCGGAAGCGCCGGTCGCCGAGGAGGCTGCCGCGGAGACGGCGGGGGCGGAGACGCCGGTCGCCGAGGAAGCCGTCGCGGAGACGGCGGGGGCGGAGACGCCGGTCGCCGAAGAGGCGGGAGTGGAGACGCCGGTCGCCGAAGAGGCGGGAGTGGAGACGCCGGTCGCCGAAGAGGCGGGAGTGGAGACGCCGGTCGCCGAAGAGGCGGGAGTGGAAGCGCCGGTCGCCGAGAGCCTTGCCGAGGCGGAGCCGGTGGCTGAGACACCGGCGGACGAGGAGCCTGCGGCGGAAGCGCCGGTCGCCGAAGAGGCTGCCGCGGAGACGCCTGCGGCCGAGGAGCCGGCGGCTGAAACGCCCGTCGCCGAGGAGCCCGCCGAGGCAGAGCCCGTTGCCGAGGCGCCTGCGGCCGAGGAGCCTGCGGCCGAGGAGCCTGCGGCGGAAGCGCCGGTCGCCGAGGAAGCGGTCGAGGCGGCGCCTGTTGCCGAGACGCCCGCCGCCGAAGAGGCCGTCGTCGAGACGCCTGCGGCCGAGGAGCCGGTGGCTGAAACGCCCGTCGCCGAGGAGCCCGCCGAGGCAGAGCCCGTTGCCGAGGCGCCGGTCGCTGAGGAACCCGTCGCGGAAGAGCCCGTCGCCGAAGAGCCCGCCGAGGCAGAGACTGTCGCTGAAACGCCCGCGGCCGAGGAGCCCGTACAGGCAGAGCCCGTCGCGGAGACGCCGGACGAGGTGCCGGTGCCGGACGAGCAGGAGCCGGTGGCCGAGGAGCCCGCGTCGGTGGCGGCCGGCGAGGAGTCGGCATCCGAGCCGGAGGCAAGCGCCGAGGTCACGCCGGAGGCGGTCGCCGAGCCCGAGGTGTCCGCCGAGGTCACACCGGACCCTGAGCCGGTAGCCGCCGGAGCCTCTCCCGAACCGGTCGCGGAGCCCGTAGCCGCCGAGGCCACCCCCGAACCGGTCGCGGAGCCGGCGACCGACGAGCCCGCGGCCGCCGATGGCGGGGAAGCCCCACAGGGGCCACTCGCAGCCGACGACGAAAGCAGCACGGGTGGTGCGGGCGGGAACACGGACGCCGAAGGCGAAGCCGAGGCCACCGCCACCGCCACCGCCACCGCCACCGCCACCGGCGCAGCCACCGCCGC
Above is a window of Streptomyces sp. DT2A-34 DNA encoding:
- a CDS encoding VWA domain-containing protein gives rise to the protein MGILTLLRNAFGRSRKVRTAEAEGATPSPEPQPTIPSPSPEPQPAATAQVPEPRVSEGSTKPEGTDKSEKSDNLGRPEQTEDAAHELVSAAFDNVTVPKPTGSVETRGETAVDEGARAEAPVAEEAAAETAGAETPVAEEAVAETAGAETPVAEEAGVETPVAEEAGVETPVAEEAGVETPVAEEAGVEAPVAESLAEAEPVAETPADEEPAAEAPVAEEAAAETPAAEEPAAETPVAEEPAEAEPVAEAPAAEEPAAEEPAAEAPVAEEAVEAAPVAETPAAEEAVVETPAAEEPVAETPVAEEPAEAEPVAEAPVAEEPVAEEPVAEEPAEAETVAETPAAEEPVQAEPVAETPDEVPVPDEQEPVAEEPASVAAGEESASEPEASAEVTPEAVAEPEVSAEVTPDPEPVAAGASPEPVAEPVAAEATPEPVAEPATDEPAAADGGEAPQGPLAADDESSTGGAGGNTDAEGEAEATATATATATATGAATAAATGTTPTLPPGLVTAYKSAATTLDKLNLTGTRAKVYLVLDRSASMRPYYKDGSAQALGDQTLALAAHLDPETANPTVHVVFFSTELDGTADLTLTDHETKIDELHAGLGRMGRTSYHAAVEEVVTHHRKTAPDTPALVVFQTDGAPDAKTPATQALTDAAKNHPSVFFSFVAFGDPEQKAFDYLRKLKTANTAHFLAGKTPLELTDQQVYEGILANWRP